From Rhodovastum atsumiense, a single genomic window includes:
- a CDS encoding gamma-glutamyl-gamma-aminobutyrate hydrolase family protein, whose amino-acid sequence MKPLVGISCCTKLFGAYGMPNHAASDTYVRVTDLVVCGVPVLIPANGTKADIATLLARLDGLILTGSRSNVCPSLYGGPPHAEGTPEDAMRDAVTLPLIRGAVAAGIPVLAICRGMQEFNVALGGSLHQRLQDLPGRLDHSTPLQPNPLVRTGKAHKVRITRGTWLHRLAGAAEIGVNSLHNQGVDGVAPGLVVDAVAPDGTVEAIRAVNTPGFAIGVQWHPEYDWDHDVVSRGIFEAFGQAIRDRLAPPEVAAAD is encoded by the coding sequence ATGAAGCCTCTGGTTGGTATTTCCTGCTGCACGAAACTGTTCGGCGCGTACGGGATGCCGAATCACGCGGCCTCGGACACCTATGTCCGGGTGACCGATCTGGTGGTCTGCGGCGTTCCCGTGCTGATCCCCGCCAACGGCACCAAGGCCGACATCGCCACGCTGCTGGCGCGGCTTGACGGGCTGATCCTGACCGGCAGCCGCTCCAACGTGTGTCCCAGCCTCTATGGCGGCCCGCCGCATGCCGAAGGCACGCCGGAGGACGCCATGCGCGACGCCGTGACGCTGCCGCTGATCCGCGGCGCCGTCGCCGCCGGCATCCCGGTGCTGGCGATCTGCCGCGGCATGCAGGAATTCAACGTGGCGCTTGGTGGCAGCCTGCACCAGCGCCTGCAGGACCTGCCCGGCCGGCTCGATCATTCCACGCCGCTGCAACCCAATCCGCTGGTGCGCACCGGCAAGGCCCACAAGGTCCGGATCACCCGCGGCACCTGGCTGCACCGGCTGGCCGGCGCCGCCGAGATCGGGGTGAATTCGCTGCACAACCAGGGCGTCGATGGCGTCGCCCCCGGCCTGGTGGTGGATGCCGTCGCCCCCGATGGCACCGTCGAGGCGATCCGCGCGGTGAACACCCCCGGTTTCGCCATCGGCGTACAATGGCATCCCGAATATGACTGGGACCACGATGTCGTGTCCCGGGGGATCTTCGAAGCCTTCGGGCAGGCCATCCGCGACCGGCTCGCCCCGCCGGAGGTCGCCGCCGCCGACTGA
- a CDS encoding LolA family protein translates to MQTMIPSLLLNRRALLLLPLLAPAAARAQGIAAAPSPRDRADLARIETYLDGLRSLKARFLQVAPDGSTAEGTAWLERPGRMRFEYDPPSPLLMVAGHGLFFFHDSQLRQTTNLPLSATPLGLLLRDNLRLSGDVTVTGVSRLPGQIQVAMVRTNSPQDGSLSLVFADNPLQLRQWSVVDSRRQETRVTLFDIRLGGSFDPKLFTFTPQDGSGQPNGGG, encoded by the coding sequence ATGCAGACGATGATCCCTTCCCTCCTCCTGAACCGCCGCGCCCTGCTGTTGCTGCCGCTGCTGGCGCCGGCGGCGGCGCGGGCCCAGGGCATCGCCGCCGCGCCCTCGCCGCGCGACCGGGCCGATCTCGCGCGCATCGAAACCTATCTGGACGGGCTGCGCAGCCTGAAGGCCCGCTTCCTGCAGGTCGCCCCGGACGGCAGCACCGCCGAGGGCACGGCCTGGCTGGAACGGCCGGGCCGCATGCGCTTCGAATACGATCCGCCCAGCCCACTGCTGATGGTCGCCGGCCACGGCCTGTTCTTCTTCCATGACAGCCAGCTCCGGCAGACCACCAACCTGCCGCTGAGCGCCACGCCGCTCGGCCTGCTGCTGCGCGACAACCTCCGGCTGTCGGGGGACGTCACCGTCACCGGCGTGTCGCGCCTGCCCGGCCAGATTCAGGTTGCCATGGTGCGCACCAATTCGCCGCAGGACGGCAGCCTCAGCCTGGTGTTCGCCGACAATCCGCTGCAACTGCGGCAATGGTCGGTGGTGGACAGCCGGCGGCAGGAGACGCGGGTGACGCTGTTCGACATCCGGCTCGGCGGCAGCTTCGACCCCAAGCTGTTCACCTTCACCCCGCAGGACGGCAGCGGGCAACCCAACGGCGGCGGCTGA
- a CDS encoding KGG domain-containing protein, whose protein sequence is MPEETGRRGRQGFASMDAARQREIASKGGSSVPPEKRPFARNHELAARAGRKGGQTAQSRQRQS, encoded by the coding sequence ATGCCGGAAGAAACGGGGCGGCGCGGACGACAGGGCTTTGCCTCGATGGATGCCGCCCGGCAGCGGGAGATCGCCTCGAAGGGGGGATCGAGTGTTCCGCCAGAGAAAAGACCCTTTGCGCGGAATCACGAACTCGCGGCCCGGGCTGGTCGCAAAGGGGGGCAGACGGCACAGAGTCGGCAACGTCAGAGCTGA
- a CDS encoding amidase: MTELHHRSATQLAALLRARKISCLEMLDHFLGRIDRLNPSLNAIVWSDRARARRRARRADTALARDEIWGALHGVPITVKESFDLAGAPTTWGLPELRDNVAAANAAAVERLEAAGAVVFGKTNVPAMLADWQTFNPVHGTTRNPWNPDRVPGGSSGGAAAALAAGLTGAELGSDIGGSIRNPAHYCGVFGHKPSGGLVPLRGQALPGWVAGKDMEVAGPMARSARDLDVLLDALVGPDGPEEAAWTVELPKFPPRSLRGVRVAVKLDDPCAPIESEYAARLQAVVETLARAGAKVSDKVAPKVESERLLEVYLLLLRAATSARVRDEEIERWRAIRAAQPEANPRFLKALVEGNGLSHRQWLALDNERQLIRQAFAAFFEKWDVLFCPVASSAAFPHDQDGERWQRTIEVDGTRVPGTDQLFWAAHASLAYLPASVGPAGVLRSGLPVGYQAIAGHGRDRTAIGFARMVERQIGGFVPPPHT; this comes from the coding sequence GTGACCGAGCTGCATCATCGCTCCGCCACGCAGTTGGCCGCTCTGCTTCGTGCCAGGAAGATCAGTTGCCTCGAGATGCTCGATCATTTTCTCGGGCGCATCGATCGGCTCAATCCGTCCCTGAATGCGATCGTCTGGAGCGATCGCGCCCGTGCCCGTCGGCGCGCCCGCCGCGCCGACACGGCGCTGGCGCGGGACGAGATCTGGGGCGCGCTGCATGGCGTTCCCATCACCGTGAAGGAAAGCTTCGACCTGGCCGGTGCGCCCACCACCTGGGGGCTGCCGGAGCTGCGTGACAACGTCGCCGCCGCCAATGCCGCCGCCGTGGAGCGACTGGAGGCGGCCGGCGCCGTGGTGTTCGGCAAGACCAACGTGCCGGCGATGCTGGCCGACTGGCAGACCTTCAACCCGGTGCATGGCACCACCCGCAACCCCTGGAACCCGGATCGGGTGCCGGGGGGATCTTCCGGTGGCGCGGCGGCGGCGCTGGCGGCGGGGTTGACCGGGGCGGAGCTGGGCAGCGACATCGGCGGCTCGATCCGCAACCCCGCGCATTACTGTGGCGTGTTCGGCCACAAGCCGAGCGGGGGGCTGGTGCCCTTGCGGGGCCAGGCCCTGCCGGGCTGGGTGGCCGGCAAGGACATGGAAGTGGCGGGACCGATGGCGCGCAGCGCGCGCGACCTGGACGTGCTGCTTGATGCGCTGGTCGGGCCGGATGGTCCCGAGGAAGCTGCCTGGACGGTCGAGTTGCCGAAATTCCCGCCGCGGTCGTTGCGCGGCGTGCGGGTGGCGGTGAAGCTGGACGACCCCTGTGCCCCGATCGAATCCGAATATGCCGCGCGGCTGCAGGCGGTGGTGGAGACGCTGGCGCGGGCGGGGGCGAAGGTGTCGGACAAGGTGGCGCCCAAGGTGGAGTCGGAGCGCCTGCTGGAAGTGTATCTGCTGCTGCTGCGGGCGGCGACCTCGGCCCGGGTGCGTGACGAGGAGATCGAACGCTGGCGCGCGATCCGGGCGGCGCAGCCCGAGGCCAATCCGCGTTTCCTGAAGGCGCTGGTGGAAGGCAACGGCCTGTCGCACCGGCAATGGCTGGCGCTGGACAACGAACGCCAGCTGATCCGCCAGGCCTTTGCCGCCTTCTTCGAGAAATGGGACGTGCTGTTCTGTCCGGTGGCGTCCTCGGCGGCTTTTCCGCATGACCAGGACGGCGAGCGCTGGCAGCGCACCATCGAGGTCGACGGCACGCGCGTGCCCGGCACCGACCAGTTGTTCTGGGCGGCCCATGCGAGCCTCGCCTACCTGCCGGCGAGCGTGGGGCCGGCCGGAGTGCTGCGCTCCGGCCTGCCGGTCGGCTACCAGGCGATCGCCGGCCATGGGCGCGACCGTACCGCCATCGGCTTCGCGCGTATGGTGGAGCGGCAGATCGGCGGGTTCGTGCCGCCGCCGCATACCTGA
- a CDS encoding DedA family protein gives MDAWEVPISGFSDLLLAWIRDHAAWAPIVVWALAFCESLAFISLLVPATVILIGAGGLIGAAGLSFWVNWLAAAVGAALGDWLSFWLARRYDYAITGLWPLSRHPGLLQRGEAFFRRWGVLGVFFGRFFGPLRATVPLAAGIAGMKPLPFQLANVTSALLWAAGILAPGAFGIQWLM, from the coding sequence GTGGACGCGTGGGAGGTGCCGATCTCCGGGTTTTCCGATCTGCTGCTCGCCTGGATCCGCGATCACGCGGCCTGGGCACCGATCGTGGTGTGGGCGCTGGCGTTCTGCGAGTCCCTGGCCTTCATCTCCCTGCTGGTGCCCGCGACCGTCATCCTGATCGGGGCGGGGGGCCTGATCGGCGCGGCCGGGCTGAGCTTCTGGGTGAACTGGCTGGCCGCGGCGGTCGGGGCGGCGCTGGGCGACTGGCTGTCGTTCTGGCTGGCGCGGCGCTACGACTATGCCATCACCGGGCTGTGGCCGTTGTCGCGCCATCCCGGGTTGCTGCAACGTGGCGAGGCGTTCTTCCGCCGCTGGGGCGTGCTGGGGGTGTTCTTCGGCCGCTTCTTCGGGCCGTTGCGGGCGACGGTGCCGCTGGCCGCCGGCATCGCCGGCATGAAGCCGCTGCCGTTCCAGCTCGCCAATGTCACCTCGGCCCTGCTGTGGGCGGCTGGAATCCTGGCACCGGGCGCCTTCGGCATCCAATGGCTGATGTGA
- a CDS encoding universal stress protein, giving the protein MSLRRILVPVLPDVPPSPQLDAALQLARALGAHIAALHIRPDPEALFATIPEALLTAGAERARYEAEASAEATQAEAGFAAWRARQGLAAEAPGADGVSAGWSSRVGPLQTVLARAGRLADLIVLGFPGMPHLVTGHAFDVALLETGRPVLLAPVPPADAMLRHVMIAWNGSLEAARAVAGALPLLRGAGRISVFTAAQEEGASPACAGELVAYLAGHGLVAAPVTTQDADAQAGPALLRAAVEAGVSLLVMGAYTHGRIRHLLRGGMTTDVLKQAALPVVMAH; this is encoded by the coding sequence ATGTCACTCCGTCGCATCCTGGTCCCGGTCCTGCCCGACGTGCCGCCTTCGCCGCAGCTCGATGCGGCGTTGCAGCTCGCGCGGGCCCTGGGCGCCCACATCGCCGCCCTGCACATCCGCCCCGATCCCGAGGCGCTGTTCGCCACCATTCCCGAAGCCCTGCTGACCGCGGGCGCCGAGCGGGCCCGCTACGAGGCCGAGGCCAGCGCCGAAGCCACCCAGGCGGAAGCCGGGTTCGCCGCCTGGCGCGCCCGCCAGGGCCTCGCCGCCGAGGCACCCGGGGCGGACGGGGTCTCGGCCGGCTGGTCCAGCCGGGTCGGCCCCCTGCAGACGGTGCTGGCGCGCGCCGGCCGGCTTGCCGACCTGATCGTGCTGGGGTTCCCGGGCATGCCGCATCTGGTGACCGGCCATGCCTTCGACGTCGCGTTGCTTGAAACCGGGCGCCCGGTGCTGCTGGCCCCGGTGCCGCCCGCCGATGCCATGTTGCGGCACGTGATGATCGCCTGGAACGGCAGCCTGGAGGCGGCCCGTGCGGTCGCCGGGGCCTTGCCGCTGCTGCGGGGCGCCGGGCGGATTTCCGTTTTCACCGCGGCCCAGGAGGAAGGGGCCAGCCCCGCCTGCGCGGGCGAGCTGGTGGCGTACCTGGCCGGGCATGGCCTGGTGGCCGCGCCGGTGACCACCCAGGACGCGGATGCGCAGGCTGGCCCGGCGCTGCTGCGCGCCGCCGTCGAGGCCGGGGTTTCGTTGCTGGTGATGGGCGCCTACACGCATGGCCGCATCCGCCACCTGCTGCGCGGCGGGATGACCACCGATGTGCTGAAACAGGCCGCGCTGCCGGTGGTGATGGCGCACTGA
- a CDS encoding NAD(P)/FAD-dependent oxidoreductase, with the protein MLRLTELRLPLDHPPEALADAVARRLGVAETALRGLTVARRGYDARRKSAIVLVYTVDVEVTGEAAVLQRCAGDPHLGPTPDTRYRFVARAPEGFARRPVVIGAGPCGLMAALTLAQMGFRPIILERGTIVRDRTKDTWGLWRRGELNPESNVQFGEGGAGTFSDGKLYSGIKDPQHLGRRVLEEFVRAGAPEEILYLSKPHIGTFRLVSMVEHIRATIEGLGGEYRFRTRVADFDIETQPDGTRRLRGLHLANGEHLRTDCVVLAIGHSSRDTFAALHARGVFLEAKPFSIGVRIEHPQSLIDRARFGSFAKHPLLGAADYKLVHHCGNGRSVYSFCMCPGGRVVAATSEPGRVVTNGMSQYSRAEFNANAGLVVGITPADYPGHPLAGVDYQRLWESRAFAAGGGSYAAPAQRVGDFLAARASTALGEVTPSYKPGTTPADLAACLPDFAIAAMREALPRFDRQIAGFAMADAVMTGVETRTSSPVRIRRDADCQSINTRGLFPAGEGAGYAGGILSAGVDGIRVAEAAAMALTGELPHRPEPA; encoded by the coding sequence ATGCTGCGCCTCACTGAACTCCGCCTGCCGCTCGACCATCCGCCGGAAGCGCTGGCGGACGCGGTCGCGCGCCGGCTCGGCGTGGCGGAGACCGCGCTGCGCGGCCTGACCGTTGCCCGGCGCGGCTATGACGCGCGGCGGAAAAGCGCGATCGTGCTGGTCTACACGGTGGATGTCGAAGTCACCGGGGAAGCGGCGGTGCTGCAACGCTGCGCCGGCGATCCCCATCTCGGGCCGACACCGGACACCCGGTACCGCTTCGTCGCCCGTGCCCCCGAGGGCTTCGCCCGCCGCCCGGTGGTGATCGGCGCCGGTCCCTGCGGGCTGATGGCGGCGCTGACCCTGGCGCAGATGGGCTTCCGCCCGATCATTCTCGAACGCGGCACCATCGTGCGGGACCGCACCAAGGACACCTGGGGCCTGTGGCGGCGTGGCGAGCTGAACCCGGAATCGAACGTGCAGTTCGGCGAAGGCGGCGCCGGCACCTTCTCCGACGGCAAGCTCTATTCCGGCATCAAGGACCCGCAGCACCTGGGCCGCCGCGTGCTGGAGGAATTCGTCCGCGCCGGCGCGCCGGAAGAGATCCTGTATCTCTCCAAGCCGCATATCGGCACCTTCCGCCTGGTCTCCATGGTCGAGCACATCCGCGCCACCATCGAGGGCCTGGGCGGCGAGTACCGCTTCCGCACCCGCGTCGCCGATTTCGACATCGAGACGCAGCCGGACGGCACGCGCCGCCTGCGCGGGCTGCATCTGGCCAATGGCGAGCATCTGCGCACGGATTGCGTGGTGCTGGCGATCGGCCATTCCTCACGCGACACATTTGCCGCCCTGCACGCGCGCGGCGTGTTCCTGGAAGCCAAGCCGTTCTCGATCGGCGTGCGCATCGAACATCCGCAATCGCTGATCGACCGCGCCCGCTTCGGCAGCTTCGCGAAGCATCCGTTGCTCGGCGCCGCCGACTACAAGCTGGTGCATCATTGCGGCAACGGCCGCAGCGTCTACAGCTTCTGCATGTGCCCGGGCGGGCGCGTGGTGGCGGCCACCTCCGAACCGGGCCGCGTCGTCACCAACGGCATGAGCCAGTATTCGCGCGCCGAATTCAACGCCAATGCCGGCCTCGTCGTCGGCATCACGCCCGCGGACTATCCGGGGCATCCGCTGGCCGGGGTGGATTACCAGCGGCTGTGGGAATCGCGCGCCTTCGCGGCGGGGGGCGGCAGCTACGCGGCGCCGGCGCAGCGTGTCGGCGATTTCCTCGCCGCCCGCGCCTCCACCGCGCTCGGTGAGGTAACGCCGTCCTACAAGCCGGGCACGACGCCGGCCGACCTCGCCGCCTGCCTGCCGGATTTCGCCATCGCGGCGATGCGGGAGGCGCTGCCGCGCTTCGACCGCCAGATCGCCGGCTTCGCCATGGCGGATGCGGTGATGACGGGGGTGGAGACGCGCACCTCCTCGCCGGTGCGCATCCGCCGCGACGCCGACTGCCAGAGCATCAACACGCGCGGCCTGTTCCCGGCCGGCGAGGGCGCGGGCTATGCGGGCGGCATCCTCTCGGCCGGGGTCGACGGCATCCGGGTCGCCGAGGCCGCGGCGATGGCGCTTACCGGCGAGCTGCCCCACAGACCAGAGCCGGCCTGA
- a CDS encoding NAD(P)/FAD-dependent oxidoreductase, which produces MTQQIETDVAIVGAGPVGLFAAFELGMLKLSSVLIDALSEIGGQCTALYPEKPIYDIPGHPAIEAGDLIANLERQMAPFRPATLLGRRVETLEGTQGGFTLGTDRGESIRCKAVILAAGAGAFGPNRPPLAGLSAYEGSGGVQYYVRRREDLRGRRVVIAGGGDSAVDWALALRGIAASIQVVHRRPKFRAAPESAAQLDRAAERGEVEMVIPYQLHALHGTDGKLEAVEVADLDGGTKLLPADVLLPFFGLSMDLGPIGGWGLDLERHHLKVTPATCETSRPGVFAIGDIATYPGKLKLILQGFSEAAMAAHAIHPIVRPDVALHFEYSTSKGVPAGTDAAPH; this is translated from the coding sequence ATGACGCAGCAGATCGAGACCGATGTCGCCATCGTCGGCGCCGGGCCGGTGGGCCTGTTCGCCGCCTTTGAACTGGGCATGCTGAAACTGTCCAGCGTGCTGATCGATGCCCTTTCCGAAATCGGCGGCCAGTGCACGGCGCTGTACCCGGAAAAGCCGATCTACGACATTCCGGGACATCCCGCGATCGAGGCCGGCGATCTGATCGCCAATCTCGAGCGCCAGATGGCACCGTTCCGGCCGGCCACCCTGCTCGGCCGCCGGGTGGAGACGCTGGAAGGGACGCAAGGCGGCTTCACCCTCGGCACCGACCGCGGCGAGTCGATTCGGTGCAAGGCCGTGATCCTGGCCGCCGGCGCCGGCGCCTTCGGGCCGAACCGGCCGCCGCTCGCGGGGCTGTCGGCCTACGAGGGCAGCGGCGGCGTGCAGTACTACGTGCGCCGGCGCGAGGACCTGCGCGGCCGGCGCGTGGTGATCGCCGGCGGCGGCGATTCGGCGGTGGACTGGGCGCTGGCGCTGCGCGGCATCGCCGCCTCGATCCAGGTGGTGCACCGCCGGCCGAAGTTCCGCGCCGCCCCGGAAAGCGCGGCGCAGCTCGACCGCGCCGCCGAGCGCGGCGAGGTGGAAATGGTGATCCCCTACCAGTTGCACGCCCTGCACGGCACCGACGGGAAGCTGGAAGCGGTGGAAGTGGCCGACCTGGATGGCGGCACGAAATTGTTGCCGGCCGACGTGCTGCTGCCCTTCTTCGGGCTGTCGATGGATCTGGGGCCGATCGGCGGCTGGGGGCTCGACCTTGAACGCCACCACCTGAAGGTGACGCCGGCCACCTGCGAGACCTCGCGCCCCGGCGTGTTCGCGATCGGCGACATCGCCACCTATCCGGGCAAGCTGAAGCTGATCCTGCAGGGCTTCTCCGAGGCAGCGATGGCGGCGCATGCCATCCACCCGATCGTGCGCCCGGATGTCGCGCTGCATTTCGAATACTCGACCAGCAAGGGCGTGCCGGCCGGCACCGATGCTGCGCCTCACTGA
- the tsaE gene encoding tRNA (adenosine(37)-N6)-threonylcarbamoyltransferase complex ATPase subunit type 1 TsaE, protein MSEPSATVLRELPDLDATAALAAAVAALARPGDAILLDGPFGAGKTAFARAFLRAATGDAALDVPSPSFTLVQTYETRQGRVHHFDLWRLDGPAALTELGWDEMRDDIVLVEWPQRLGALRPADALGVDLALLAGEARRATLSGWAGRIGALA, encoded by the coding sequence ATGTCCGAACCGAGTGCGACCGTTTTGCGCGAGCTGCCGGATCTCGATGCCACGGCGGCGCTCGCTGCCGCGGTCGCCGCGCTGGCGCGTCCCGGCGACGCCATCCTGCTGGACGGGCCGTTCGGCGCCGGCAAGACCGCCTTTGCCCGCGCCTTCCTGCGCGCCGCCACCGGCGATGCCGCGCTGGACGTGCCCAGCCCCAGTTTCACCCTTGTGCAGACCTACGAGACGAGGCAAGGCCGCGTGCATCATTTCGACCTCTGGCGGCTCGACGGGCCGGCCGCACTGACCGAGCTGGGCTGGGACGAGATGCGGGATGACATCGTCCTGGTGGAATGGCCGCAGCGCCTGGGCGCGCTGCGCCCCGCCGACGCGCTCGGCGTGGACCTGGCGTTGCTGGCGGGGGAGGCCCGCCGCGCCACGCTCTCGGGCTGGGCCGGCCGCATCGGGGCGCTGGCATGA
- a CDS encoding nucleotidyltransferase family protein — protein sequence MIRPHTAMLLAAGRGTRMLPLTEGTAKPLLPLGGHPLMDHALDRLQAAGVERVVVNTWWHADRIAAHLQAREALPRPVLLREETLLNTGGAVCAAREVLGSDPFFVVNGDSFWLDGPTPALARLAAAWDPEQHDAVLLVHRTFQTQAEVGNGDFALDPWGMVRRPEEREIVPYIFAGIQLLSPTLLADAPEGAFSMNLLWDRAIEAGRVRALVHDGLWWHLSTPADLAEAEFMLYERRTGQTK from the coding sequence ATGATCCGGCCGCATACGGCCATGCTGCTGGCCGCCGGGCGCGGCACCCGCATGCTGCCGCTGACCGAAGGGACCGCCAAGCCGCTGCTGCCGCTGGGCGGCCACCCGCTGATGGACCACGCGCTGGACCGGCTGCAGGCGGCCGGGGTGGAGCGCGTGGTGGTGAACACCTGGTGGCATGCCGACCGCATCGCCGCGCATCTGCAGGCCCGCGAGGCGCTGCCGCGGCCGGTGCTGCTGCGCGAGGAGACGCTGCTGAATACCGGCGGCGCCGTGTGCGCGGCGCGGGAGGTGCTGGGGAGCGACCCGTTCTTCGTCGTCAACGGTGATTCGTTCTGGCTGGACGGGCCGACGCCGGCGCTGGCGCGGCTCGCCGCCGCCTGGGACCCGGAGCAGCACGACGCGGTGCTGTTGGTGCATCGCACCTTCCAGACCCAGGCGGAGGTCGGCAACGGCGATTTCGCCCTCGATCCCTGGGGGATGGTGCGCCGGCCGGAGGAGCGGGAGATCGTCCCCTACATCTTCGCCGGCATCCAGTTGCTGTCTCCCACCTTGCTCGCCGACGCGCCGGAGGGAGCGTTCTCGATGAACCTGCTGTGGGACCGCGCCATCGAGGCCGGGCGGGTGCGGGCGCTGGTGCATGACGGGCTGTGGTGGCACCTCTCCACCCCCGCCGACCTCGCCGAGGCCGAGTTCATGCTCTACGAGCGCCGGACGGGCCAGACGAAGTGA